A window from Halopelagius inordinatus encodes these proteins:
- a CDS encoding tyrosine-type recombinase/integrase has translation MSVDDATEFTETVDRYLRSSGDSTQYRDTAETVLGQFETWLRRRDLDSFEHLERDGEQIIRRYADRLNQRVDADGIAASTAQMYYNVISGFLGFCVRDGVLSRNPATTDRAREPLPRDDQDRTQQFWTPDVRRQLVEYTNDRAYEAIENEGLDATETVRERAFVHVLAYTGVRGAEVLRVSGDDREGRQGLTWNRVDRESWTFRVWGKSQSWEDVSVLEQARDAIESWYRVQDPPTDEWPVFPTAHAPSKYAAVREAREDAEDLLADADVESVLRECEIAPPAITTHGARTVLARIAENAGVEVDGEAPKLHGARRGLGDTLFRKDRGLASDILRHSSLSVTKEAYSHIDASERGDAASELLDE, from the coding sequence GTGAGCGTCGACGACGCGACCGAGTTCACCGAGACAGTCGATCGATACCTCCGTTCCAGCGGCGACTCCACCCAGTACCGAGATACCGCCGAGACGGTCCTCGGGCAGTTCGAGACGTGGCTTCGGCGCCGCGACCTCGACTCCTTCGAGCACCTCGAACGCGACGGCGAACAGATCATCCGGCGGTACGCCGACCGACTCAACCAACGCGTCGATGCGGACGGCATCGCTGCTTCGACAGCGCAGATGTACTACAACGTCATCAGTGGGTTCCTCGGGTTCTGCGTCCGCGACGGCGTCCTCTCGCGGAACCCGGCGACGACGGACCGCGCCCGCGAACCCTTGCCTCGCGACGACCAAGACCGCACGCAGCAGTTCTGGACCCCGGACGTCCGCCGTCAGCTAGTCGAATACACGAACGACCGAGCGTACGAGGCTATCGAGAACGAGGGCCTCGACGCGACCGAAACGGTCCGAGAGCGAGCGTTCGTCCACGTCCTCGCGTACACGGGCGTCAGAGGTGCAGAAGTCCTCCGAGTGAGCGGCGACGACCGCGAGGGCCGACAGGGGCTGACGTGGAATCGGGTGGACCGAGAGTCGTGGACGTTCCGAGTCTGGGGGAAATCGCAGTCGTGGGAAGACGTCTCCGTCTTAGAGCAAGCGCGCGACGCTATCGAAAGCTGGTACCGCGTACAGGACCCGCCGACGGACGAGTGGCCGGTGTTTCCGACCGCCCACGCCCCCTCGAAGTACGCCGCCGTTCGGGAGGCACGAGAGGATGCCGAGGACTTGCTCGCGGACGCCGACGTGGAGTCGGTTCTTCGGGAGTGCGAGATTGCGCCGCCGGCGATCACGACTCACGGTGCCCGGACGGTACTGGCGCGAATCGCCGAGAACGCCGGCGTCGAGGTGGACGGCGAGGCTCCGAAGTTGCACGGTGCCCGCCGCGGACTCGGCGATACGTTGTTCCGGAAGGATCGTGGACTGGCGTCGGACATCCTCCGACACAGTAGCCTCTCGGTCACGAAAGAAGCGTACTCACACATCGACGCGTCCGAACGGGGAGATGCGGCGAGTGAACTCCTCGACGAGTAA
- a CDS encoding helix-turn-helix domain-containing protein, with protein MYKAVFRIKSDSPYAGATSQNDTRIELWCNDHCDLLHITGEQRADVVEHVRSKVGVRERIENGGEQTVITEDCLKEYGDDYIEAHLAANDCLLLPPLRYEHGAKVVRVLALDPTNLSTLYSGISAEHEVTVESKQELTTVRSETPVLSVGTFLPTLSDRQRDVFLTAFERGYYEIPRETTTSEIADIVGVGRRTAEHHLRRAEEKLANAFAEYL; from the coding sequence ATGTACAAGGCGGTGTTCCGGATCAAAAGCGACAGTCCGTACGCGGGAGCGACGTCGCAGAACGACACCCGAATCGAACTGTGGTGTAACGACCACTGCGACCTGCTGCATATCACCGGCGAGCAACGAGCGGACGTCGTAGAACACGTGAGGTCGAAAGTCGGCGTCCGCGAACGGATCGAAAACGGCGGCGAACAGACCGTCATCACCGAGGACTGTCTGAAAGAGTACGGAGACGACTATATCGAGGCCCACCTCGCGGCCAACGACTGTCTGCTCCTCCCGCCGCTTCGATACGAACACGGAGCGAAAGTGGTTCGCGTTCTCGCACTCGACCCCACGAACCTTTCGACGCTCTACAGCGGTATCTCGGCGGAACACGAGGTGACGGTCGAATCCAAACAGGAGTTGACGACCGTCAGGTCAGAGACGCCCGTGCTGTCGGTCGGTACGTTTCTCCCGACTCTCTCCGACCGCCAGCGAGACGTGTTTCTGACCGCGTTCGAACGGGGCTACTACGAGATACCGCGCGAGACGACGACGAGCGAGATTGCCGACATCGTCGGAGTCGGGCGACGGACGGCAGAACACCACCTGCGACGCGCCGAGGAGAAACTCGCGAACGCGTTCGCGGAGTATCTCTAG